A region from the Thermanaeromonas toyohensis ToBE genome encodes:
- the pduL gene encoding phosphate propanoyltransferase yields the protein MYKRLLEIPVGVSGRHVHLTPEHFHKLFGPDASLTKLRDLVQPGQFAARETVTVVGPKGVLENVRIIGPLRDYTQVEVSRTDCFKLGVNPPVRDSGDLEGTPGCVLIGPAGIVTLERGVILALRHIHMPLEEAKRYGFKDKDVVAVEVNGERGIIFQNVLVRVQSDAALEFHVDTDEANACLLTSGAKVQISSEQLLIRQPLALGLTG from the coding sequence ATGTACAAACGCCTGCTGGAAATCCCGGTGGGAGTATCCGGGCGGCATGTTCACCTTACACCAGAACATTTTCATAAACTTTTTGGGCCGGACGCGTCTTTGACTAAATTACGAGATCTGGTCCAACCTGGTCAATTTGCGGCGCGGGAAACTGTAACAGTAGTGGGACCCAAAGGAGTGCTAGAAAACGTCCGTATCATCGGACCGTTGCGGGATTATACCCAAGTAGAGGTATCCCGGACGGACTGTTTTAAACTAGGAGTTAATCCTCCTGTACGAGACTCAGGTGATCTGGAGGGTACTCCCGGGTGTGTCTTGATAGGACCAGCTGGCATTGTAACTTTGGAGCGCGGAGTTATCTTGGCCCTCCGTCATATCCACATGCCCCTAGAAGAAGCTAAGAGATATGGCTTTAAAGATAAAGATGTAGTTGCTGTGGAAGTAAACGGGGAACGAGGAATAATATTCCAAAACGTGCTGGTCCGGGTACAATCCGATGCTGCTTTGGAATTCCATGTAGATACTGACGAAGCCAATGCCTGCTTACTAACAAGTGGAGCCAAGGTACAAATCTCATCCGAACAGTTATTAATAAGACAACCCTTAGCCTTAGGGTTAACAGGATAA
- a CDS encoding FeoA family protein: MTLEQGKEGEFYRILKLPGKEIRSQAIRFGLWEGAVIKCKGVIPKGPVIIGRNHQEIAIGRGLARKIEIEPISTQLERREGKRWLNYGLS; encoded by the coding sequence ATGACCCTTGAACAAGGAAAAGAAGGAGAGTTTTATCGCATCCTTAAACTCCCAGGAAAGGAGATCCGTAGCCAGGCTATCCGGTTTGGGCTGTGGGAAGGGGCAGTTATAAAGTGTAAAGGAGTCATCCCTAAGGGGCCTGTAATCATAGGACGCAATCATCAAGAGATCGCCATAGGCCGGGGGCTGGCGAGGAAAATAGAAATAGAACCTATATCTACGCAACTGGAAAGACGGGAAGGGAAAAGGTGGTTAAATTATGGCCTGTCATGA
- a CDS encoding IclR family transcriptional regulator → MVQKKGTQGNPNTKKIKGVQAVDRALIILEALARAEGPVTLSSLSAEVGLHISTVHRLLNTLARRGFVEQEPYQGRYRLGLKLFEIGHRALYSLDIRAVARPFLRQLVEEFNETANLAVLDGTEVVYIDQVESRNMVKMLARPGTRGPAYCTGAGKVLLAGLPPFQLERVLSNLNLYPYTPATITSIERLKRELEQIRQQGFAIDRGELEEGVRCVAAPIKNHEQRVVAALSVSGPSSRITEELIQTKLVEAVCRAAQAISEALGSDTSRQLRS, encoded by the coding sequence GTGGTACAAAAAAAGGGAACCCAAGGAAATCCGAATACCAAAAAAATAAAAGGTGTTCAGGCAGTAGATCGGGCCCTTATTATTCTTGAAGCCTTGGCCCGGGCCGAAGGTCCGGTAACGCTTTCTTCTTTAAGCGCAGAAGTAGGATTACACATTAGTACCGTCCATCGCTTGTTAAATACCCTCGCCCGGAGGGGGTTTGTAGAGCAGGAGCCTTATCAGGGTAGGTACCGATTAGGGTTAAAGCTCTTCGAAATCGGTCACCGGGCCTTATATTCCCTAGACATAAGGGCAGTAGCCCGGCCCTTCCTCCGACAGCTGGTGGAAGAATTTAATGAAACAGCCAATTTAGCCGTCCTAGATGGTACGGAAGTAGTATATATAGATCAAGTAGAATCCAGAAACATGGTAAAAATGCTAGCTAGGCCTGGTACCAGAGGGCCAGCCTATTGTACCGGAGCCGGTAAGGTGTTGCTGGCAGGCTTACCTCCTTTTCAGCTGGAAAGGGTGTTGAGCAACCTTAACTTATATCCTTACACTCCGGCAACCATTACTAGTATAGAACGTTTGAAAAGAGAGTTGGAGCAAATTCGACAACAGGGGTTCGCCATAGATAGGGGAGAACTGGAAGAAGGCGTCCGGTGTGTGGCAGCTCCCATTAAAAACCACGAGCAACGGGTCGTGGCTGCCTTAAGCGTTTCTGGCCCTAGCAGCCGTATAACCGAAGAGCTTATCCAGACTAAGCTAGTGGAAGCGGTATGTCGGGCAGCCCAAGCCATTTCGGAAGCTTTGGGTTCTGATACAAGCAGGCAGTTACGCTCGTAA
- the feoB gene encoding ferrous iron transport protein B, giving the protein MACHEPRLRLPFPSHLRKIVLVGNPNVGKSVFFNALTGLYVDVSNFPGTTLEINHGQVGNDCIIDTPGIYGVSSFNDEERVARDIILAADIVINVVDAVHLDRDLFLTQQLIDMGLPVVVALNMVDEAAREGIKVDHDKLAQLLGVPVVPTIAVKGQGIEELKKAVAYARPGHPIPELEEMLAPLLPKVHRRAETLLILEGDPWIAARHRLKPMDKREEIYLLRRRRVDELVNAVVQEDMSRASFRSILSKWMLKPLTGIPILLGVLYLLYQFIGVFIAQTVVEITEERIMQGYYQPFIQELLDPWLGQGPLGTLLIGEFGLLTMTVTYILGLLLPLVVGFYLSLSILEDSGYLPRIAVLVDRILMKLGMNGRGVIPLILGTGCVTAATITTRLLSTPRERTIATFLLAMTIPCSAQLGVIASMLAPLGPRYVVAYVALIFTIFVLAGTVVNRILPGEPSDLFIDLPPLRWPQAQNVLKKTYTKVALFLREATPLFAGGALLIGLLQVTGLLEVIQALLSPLTVSWLKLPKEAATAFIMGFIRRDFGAAGLYSLPLTPEQTLVALVTITIFVPCIASALVILKERGIREALVIWPTILVLAFLIGGILAHILI; this is encoded by the coding sequence ATGGCCTGTCATGAGCCCCGTTTGCGCCTACCTTTCCCTTCCCACTTGCGTAAGATAGTCTTGGTAGGTAATCCCAATGTAGGTAAATCGGTCTTTTTTAATGCTTTAACTGGTCTTTATGTAGATGTATCTAACTTTCCCGGCACCACCTTAGAAATAAACCACGGCCAGGTAGGGAACGACTGCATTATTGACACCCCCGGCATATATGGGGTTTCCTCTTTTAATGATGAAGAAAGGGTGGCGCGGGATATCATTTTAGCTGCTGACATAGTTATAAACGTGGTGGACGCTGTCCACTTGGACCGCGACTTATTTCTTACCCAACAATTGATCGATATGGGCTTACCTGTGGTAGTAGCCCTCAATATGGTGGACGAGGCCGCCCGGGAAGGGATAAAGGTAGACCATGATAAGCTCGCCCAGCTCCTGGGGGTACCCGTAGTTCCTACTATAGCCGTAAAAGGGCAAGGGATAGAGGAGTTAAAGAAGGCCGTGGCCTATGCCCGGCCAGGCCATCCTATACCTGAGTTAGAAGAGATGCTGGCGCCACTCTTGCCTAAAGTGCACAGACGGGCAGAAACCTTACTCATCTTAGAAGGAGATCCCTGGATCGCAGCTCGTCACCGCTTAAAACCTATGGATAAGCGGGAAGAGATTTATCTTTTACGCCGCCGCCGGGTGGATGAGTTGGTTAATGCTGTTGTTCAGGAGGATATGAGTCGGGCTTCTTTTAGGAGCATTTTAAGCAAATGGATGCTTAAGCCTCTGACCGGTATTCCTATATTATTGGGCGTTCTGTACCTACTCTACCAGTTTATCGGGGTTTTTATAGCCCAGACAGTAGTAGAGATTACTGAGGAAAGGATAATGCAAGGTTATTACCAACCCTTTATCCAAGAACTACTGGACCCGTGGCTTGGGCAAGGCCCTTTGGGCACGCTGTTAATAGGTGAATTCGGGCTTTTAACTATGACTGTAACCTATATCTTAGGCCTTTTATTACCCCTGGTAGTAGGTTTTTATTTGAGCCTTTCCATACTAGAAGATTCCGGGTACCTCCCCCGCATAGCTGTTCTAGTGGACCGTATACTTATGAAGCTGGGGATGAATGGAAGGGGGGTCATACCCCTTATCTTAGGTACCGGCTGTGTTACCGCTGCCACCATCACTACCCGCCTGCTCAGCACCCCCCGGGAAAGGACTATAGCTACTTTCCTCCTAGCTATGACCATACCTTGTTCAGCACAGCTAGGAGTGATCGCCAGTATGCTAGCACCCCTAGGACCGCGCTATGTAGTAGCCTATGTAGCTTTGATTTTCACCATATTCGTACTAGCTGGTACTGTAGTAAACCGGATTCTCCCTGGGGAACCTAGTGACCTTTTTATCGATTTACCTCCCTTACGTTGGCCCCAAGCCCAGAACGTCCTTAAAAAAACCTATACCAAGGTAGCTTTATTCCTCCGCGAGGCCACACCCCTCTTTGCTGGAGGCGCCCTGCTTATCGGCCTTCTACAGGTAACAGGGCTGCTGGAGGTTATTCAGGCTTTACTCTCCCCCCTTACAGTCAGCTGGCTCAAGCTTCCCAAAGAAGCAGCTACGGCCTTCATCATGGGCTTTATCCGCCGGGACTTCGGGGCCGCCGGCTTATACTCCCTACCCCTTACACCTGAACAAACCTTGGTAGCGTTGGTCACTATTACCATTTTTGTCCCTTGCATTGCTTCTGCCCTGGTGATTTTAAAAGAACGGGGGATACGAGAAGCTCTGGTAATCTGGCCCACCATCTTAGTGCTAGCCTTTCTTATTGGAGGAATCCTCGCCCATATCCTGATTTAG
- a CDS encoding sigma 54-interacting transcriptional regulator has protein sequence MPSLDNLVTYILTLLNHGLIWVNKSGIITEFNPQALVILGVPGQDVRGRKLTEVFPASRLSEVLTTRQPLVGTKVQGIKGAIRVSYFPLPEGEGNTVIVLEQWDTGHDLAEIYEALLAELPLGLAVVDKEGKLVFINKYCASLVGWREESAVGLPVAQVLPFSRLFEVVTTGRSYLNPEVQFKGQRLCLAEIPLKNKSGEILGGISRVLPQEAILQDNFKDFYHQFKIMENRLLLYKDELEFLQENLSPWVAIQGISPQIKELKKLAARVAQGEANVLLLGESGTGKDLFARAIHQASRRRKEPFIKINCAAIPENLLEAELFGYEEGAFTGAARGGKPGKFELADGGTVFLDEIGDLPLSMQPKLLRVLQERSFERIGGRKTLNVDVRIIAATNKDLVSLVKEGKFRLDLYYRLAVITLHIPPLRERPMDIEPICRSLIQKFNIKYMLEVQGLSPKVKELFEEYSWPGNVRELENVLEYAFNFLDPEDKLILPEHLPPTFPQSISSGGFELKKAVALAEQEAIKKALLAAKGNKQEAARLLGIHPSGLYQKLKKYNLNEG, from the coding sequence GTGCCTAGCCTAGATAACTTGGTAACTTATATTTTAACTCTTCTTAACCATGGCCTGATATGGGTAAACAAATCAGGTATTATTACCGAGTTTAACCCCCAAGCCTTGGTTATCCTGGGGGTACCTGGTCAGGATGTACGCGGGCGAAAGTTGACTGAGGTTTTCCCAGCCTCCCGCCTTTCTGAGGTCCTGACTACTAGACAGCCTTTAGTAGGTACCAAGGTTCAAGGGATAAAGGGTGCTATACGAGTTAGCTATTTTCCGCTACCGGAGGGGGAAGGTAACACTGTAATTGTTTTAGAACAATGGGACACGGGGCATGACCTCGCTGAAATTTATGAAGCCCTCCTGGCAGAGTTACCCCTAGGTCTGGCGGTCGTGGACAAAGAAGGGAAACTAGTATTTATCAATAAATACTGTGCTTCGCTGGTCGGCTGGAGGGAGGAGTCAGCTGTAGGATTGCCCGTGGCACAGGTACTTCCCTTTTCTAGATTGTTCGAAGTTGTTACTACAGGTCGGTCTTACTTAAATCCTGAAGTACAGTTTAAAGGTCAGCGGCTTTGTCTGGCGGAGATACCGTTAAAGAATAAAAGCGGTGAGATATTAGGAGGAATAAGCCGGGTGCTTCCCCAGGAGGCTATACTACAAGATAACTTTAAAGATTTTTACCATCAGTTCAAAATAATGGAAAATAGGCTCCTTTTATATAAAGATGAACTAGAATTCCTACAGGAAAACCTATCCCCCTGGGTAGCCATACAAGGGATTAGCCCTCAAATAAAGGAGCTTAAAAAATTAGCTGCCCGGGTAGCCCAAGGAGAAGCCAATGTTCTTCTTTTAGGTGAGAGCGGTACCGGAAAAGATCTCTTCGCCCGGGCTATCCACCAGGCCAGCCGAAGGAGGAAAGAGCCTTTTATAAAAATTAATTGTGCAGCCATACCAGAAAATCTCCTGGAGGCGGAACTTTTTGGGTATGAAGAGGGGGCTTTTACTGGAGCAGCTCGTGGTGGGAAGCCAGGTAAATTTGAACTTGCCGATGGGGGTACCGTGTTCTTGGACGAAATAGGCGATCTACCTTTAAGTATGCAACCCAAGTTACTGCGTGTTCTGCAAGAACGCTCCTTCGAGCGGATAGGGGGCAGAAAAACCCTAAACGTTGATGTTAGGATCATAGCAGCCACCAATAAGGATCTGGTGTCCCTCGTGAAAGAAGGTAAATTCCGTTTAGACCTTTATTATCGCCTGGCCGTTATCACCCTTCATATCCCTCCCCTCCGGGAACGCCCCATGGATATCGAACCCATTTGCCGCAGTCTTATCCAGAAATTTAATATCAAGTACATGCTAGAAGTCCAAGGCTTAAGCCCTAAAGTTAAGGAACTTTTTGAAGAATATTCCTGGCCGGGCAATGTGCGGGAGCTGGAAAATGTGCTGGAATACGCGTTTAATTTCCTAGATCCCGAGGATAAATTGATATTACCCGAGCATCTACCTCCTACCTTTCCTCAATCTATTTCTTCGGGTGGGTTTGAGTTAAAAAAGGCAGTTGCCCTAGCTGAGCAAGAAGCTATCAAGAAAGCCCTCCTGGCAGCCAAAGGTAATAAACAGGAAGCTGCGCGGCTACTGGGGATACATCCTTCTGGCCTTTACCAAAAACTTAAGAAATATAACCTTAATGAGGGGTAA
- a CDS encoding FMN-binding glutamate synthase family protein: MSFSKGINASAATLTRNRTPGSVCPTSGMCATCQEGCTGLCEVGRSAYRGREVIYPQPFGPITAAAEKDYPIDLSHFNIMGTTVGAQGIEPDSDKAIFPAVNIESAVGANGQIKLKLPVVISGLGSTNVASQNWEGLAIGAAISGVIATIGENVCGMDPDAEFSSGRVVRSPDMERRVKLFQKWYNGYGTIVVQSNVEDTKLGVLEYVIDKLGVEAVELKWGQGAKDIGGEVKLNSLERALQLKSRGYIVHPDPEDPTVQEAFRQGAFKEFERHSRLGMVEYDSFLARVEQLRRHGAKYVFLKTGAYRPADLARAVKYASDARIDLLTVDGAGGGTGMSPWRMMNEWGIPTVYLECLLYKYLNKLAERGKFIPSVAIAGGFALEDQVFKGLALGAPYIKAVGMARAPLTAAMVGKTLGEAIKNGKVPAEISNKYGTTLEQIFVAASELKAKYGEAFAEIPPGAIGVYTFFERLSVGLKQLMCGARKFALQYITRDDLVALTPEAARLSGIPYVMDLDAEEAERILES; this comes from the coding sequence ATGAGTTTCAGCAAAGGTATTAATGCTAGCGCTGCCACCCTTACCAGAAACCGTACACCCGGCAGCGTCTGCCCCACGAGCGGCATGTGTGCCACTTGCCAGGAAGGGTGTACCGGTTTATGTGAGGTAGGCCGTTCAGCCTACCGGGGACGGGAGGTAATCTATCCCCAGCCCTTTGGGCCTATAACAGCAGCTGCGGAAAAGGATTATCCTATCGACTTGTCGCACTTCAACATAATGGGTACCACCGTAGGGGCCCAAGGTATCGAGCCTGACAGCGATAAAGCCATTTTCCCTGCTGTAAATATCGAAAGCGCAGTAGGAGCTAATGGGCAAATTAAGTTAAAACTCCCTGTAGTTATCTCAGGATTAGGTTCCACTAATGTAGCTTCACAGAACTGGGAAGGCCTAGCCATTGGTGCCGCTATTAGTGGTGTAATAGCTACTATAGGTGAAAACGTCTGTGGTATGGATCCAGACGCTGAGTTCTCTTCCGGTCGGGTGGTCCGTTCCCCGGATATGGAACGGAGGGTAAAGCTTTTCCAAAAATGGTATAATGGTTATGGTACCATCGTAGTCCAAAGCAATGTTGAAGATACTAAACTGGGAGTACTAGAATATGTTATCGATAAGCTGGGGGTAGAGGCTGTTGAGCTTAAGTGGGGGCAGGGAGCTAAAGATATTGGAGGAGAGGTAAAGCTAAATTCCTTAGAACGGGCGTTGCAACTTAAAAGCCGGGGATATATTGTCCACCCTGATCCCGAAGATCCCACGGTCCAAGAAGCCTTCCGGCAGGGTGCTTTTAAGGAGTTTGAGCGCCACTCCCGCCTGGGAATGGTAGAATATGACTCCTTCCTAGCTAGGGTAGAACAGCTCCGCCGCCATGGAGCTAAATATGTTTTTCTTAAGACAGGCGCCTACCGGCCGGCTGATCTAGCCCGGGCTGTGAAATATGCCTCTGATGCCAGGATCGATCTCTTGACAGTAGACGGAGCCGGTGGAGGTACCGGAATGAGTCCCTGGCGTATGATGAACGAATGGGGTATACCCACAGTTTATTTGGAATGCTTGCTCTATAAATACCTGAATAAGCTAGCTGAGCGCGGCAAGTTCATTCCCAGCGTAGCTATAGCTGGAGGCTTTGCCCTAGAAGATCAAGTCTTTAAAGGCTTGGCTTTGGGTGCACCCTACATCAAGGCGGTAGGCATGGCCCGAGCACCGTTAACCGCTGCCATGGTGGGTAAGACCTTAGGGGAGGCTATAAAGAACGGGAAAGTACCAGCAGAGATCTCTAATAAGTACGGTACCACGCTGGAACAAATCTTTGTAGCTGCGTCTGAGCTTAAGGCCAAGTACGGCGAAGCCTTTGCTGAAATACCCCCAGGGGCCATCGGCGTATATACATTCTTTGAGCGTCTCAGTGTGGGGCTTAAGCAGCTCATGTGCGGTGCACGTAAATTTGCTTTACAGTATATAACGCGGGATGATCTGGTAGCCTTAACTCCGGAGGCTGCAAGACTAAGCGGTATCCCTTATGTAATGGACCTGGATGCCGAGGAAGCGGAGCGCATCCTGGAATCCTAA
- a CDS encoding Asp23/Gls24 family envelope stress response protein yields MEVIAFIGPSGSGKSHRAQAVAYDYQAEAIIDDGLLIKGSRILAGVSAKEQPTRVGAIKTALFTDPQHAAEVKAQIAALAPSRLLLISTSREMACRIAKQLDLPLPSLFIDITEVATPQEIARAKQIRKQLGKHVIPVPTVEVKSRFKGNFIEPLKTFLRRRSAPLGRPKSLWIEQTLVRPTFNLLGHFYISEKVIEQLATYLVRDGVISHPKVEVEDTSGGLSLNIEVMARYGIPWRPHLQAAQARVKEGVENLTGLTVKAVNIIVRQVFF; encoded by the coding sequence ATGGAAGTAATAGCCTTTATAGGGCCCAGCGGGAGCGGAAAAAGCCACCGCGCCCAGGCAGTGGCTTATGACTACCAAGCTGAGGCTATAATCGATGATGGTCTTCTAATTAAGGGAAGCCGTATATTGGCTGGCGTTTCGGCTAAAGAGCAGCCGACCCGAGTGGGTGCCATTAAGACTGCCCTTTTTACAGATCCCCAACATGCAGCTGAAGTTAAAGCCCAGATAGCTGCTTTGGCTCCTTCCCGGCTTCTGCTTATCAGCACCTCCCGAGAGATGGCGTGCCGTATTGCTAAACAACTGGATCTTCCACTGCCTAGTTTATTTATTGATATTACGGAAGTAGCTACACCCCAAGAGATCGCCAGGGCCAAGCAGATCCGGAAACAGTTAGGGAAACATGTTATTCCCGTACCTACAGTAGAGGTAAAATCCCGTTTTAAGGGGAACTTTATTGAGCCCTTAAAGACCTTTTTGCGCCGGCGTTCAGCTCCTTTGGGGAGGCCCAAAAGTCTATGGATAGAACAAACTTTGGTCCGCCCCACTTTTAACCTTTTAGGCCACTTTTATATTTCTGAGAAGGTTATAGAGCAATTGGCTACTTATTTAGTAAGGGATGGGGTAATAAGCCATCCCAAGGTAGAGGTAGAAGATACTTCTGGGGGGCTATCCCTTAATATAGAAGTTATGGCTCGCTATGGTATTCCCTGGAGGCCCCACCTTCAAGCTGCCCAGGCTAGGGTTAAGGAGGGGGTAGAAAACCTAACCGGACTTACGGTTAAAGCCGTTAATATTATTGTCCGGCAGGTTTTCTTTTGA
- a CDS encoding ATP-binding protein produces the protein MERIQIPPIFLKQPTLEGGQGREATSPEPEAPTINCPYCQDRGVILREGRAYRCKCMEARAWQNRLRSAHLAPQLSRHTFANFDLRFYSRQAYDELTGTSYYESARRCLEACKNFVAQCAQQQPTKGLFIFGPVGSGKTFLAAAIANALASLNINVLFVVVPDLLDQIRATYDRRPEEESPTELELLTTARDAKVLILDDLGAHNYTEWTRNKIYSLINYRLIYELPTVVTSNLDLKQLEEYLGERTTSRLLQLCRSYHLPVEQDIRLILSREERRY, from the coding sequence ATGGAACGCATCCAGATACCACCTATTTTTTTAAAACAGCCCACGTTAGAAGGGGGACAAGGAAGGGAGGCTACTTCGCCCGAACCCGAAGCCCCTACCATAAATTGCCCTTACTGCCAAGACCGGGGCGTAATTTTACGCGAAGGACGAGCTTACCGCTGCAAGTGTATGGAGGCTCGAGCGTGGCAGAACCGCCTCCGTTCCGCCCATCTTGCTCCCCAACTCAGCCGGCATACCTTTGCCAATTTTGACTTAAGGTTTTACTCACGCCAGGCCTATGATGAGCTAACGGGGACAAGTTATTACGAGAGCGCTCGCCGGTGCTTGGAGGCGTGCAAAAACTTTGTAGCGCAGTGTGCACAGCAACAACCTACTAAAGGGCTGTTTATCTTTGGACCAGTGGGAAGCGGTAAAACCTTCCTTGCTGCCGCTATCGCCAATGCCCTGGCCTCTTTAAACATAAATGTGCTTTTCGTAGTAGTCCCCGATCTCCTAGACCAAATCCGAGCTACTTATGACCGACGGCCGGAAGAAGAAAGCCCTACCGAGCTAGAATTGCTGACCACAGCCCGGGATGCTAAAGTTTTAATCTTAGATGATTTGGGGGCCCACAACTACACAGAATGGACCCGCAATAAAATCTATTCCCTCATAAATTACCGGTTAATTTATGAACTACCCACCGTGGTCACCAGTAATCTAGATCTAAAGCAGTTAGAAGAATATCTAGGAGAGCGGACTACTTCTCGCCTTCTGCAGCTCTGCCGGTCTTATCACCTTCCTGTAGAACAGGATATCCGTCTGATCTTAAGCCGGGAAGAACGTCGCTATTGA
- a CDS encoding DnaD domain-containing protein, with amino-acid sequence MPANDNWPSAIISSLLEDSTVVVPEPLLKYYNRLGLTETEVMIIIHLLRWRQIEHDRFPSPEKLSQYLSMDSEEVKNILAGLIEKKLLSVEPYYSPVTGRWLNAFSLYNLWEKLAHILTRESLLQTAPSEQAATVDPGLGELYRIFEKEFGRPLSPIESSQLADWYHNTNLSPELIIEALKRAVLRGALNFRYIDSILRDWIRHNIRTVQEAINYDDRLLSKKAGKKKSSEASGDDKYRDLYRLDPEP; translated from the coding sequence ATGCCAGCAAATGACAATTGGCCCTCGGCTATAATAAGCTCACTATTGGAAGATAGTACCGTGGTAGTTCCCGAACCTTTACTTAAATATTATAATCGCCTGGGCCTTACAGAAACAGAGGTAATGATCATTATTCATTTGCTCCGCTGGCGCCAAATAGAACATGACCGTTTCCCTTCCCCAGAAAAGCTCAGCCAGTATCTATCCATGGATAGTGAAGAGGTTAAAAATATATTAGCTGGTCTAATTGAAAAAAAGCTCCTAAGCGTAGAACCTTACTATAGCCCGGTAACCGGACGGTGGCTCAATGCCTTCTCCTTGTATAATTTGTGGGAGAAGCTAGCCCATATCTTAACCAGGGAATCCTTGCTACAAACAGCTCCTAGTGAGCAGGCGGCAACTGTAGACCCCGGCTTGGGAGAGCTATATCGTATATTTGAGAAGGAGTTCGGCCGCCCTTTGTCTCCTATAGAAAGCAGCCAGCTCGCTGATTGGTATCATAATACTAATTTAAGCCCGGAGCTCATAATCGAAGCATTAAAACGGGCAGTCCTGCGGGGAGCCTTGAATTTTCGCTACATAGACTCCATCCTGCGGGATTGGATCCGGCATAATATCCGCACAGTACAAGAGGCCATTAATTATGACGACCGCCTCCTGAGTAAAAAAGCAGGAAAAAAGAAATCTAGTGAGGCTTCCGGTGATGATAAGTACCGAGACCTTTACCGTTTAGACCCGGAACCCTAA